One part of the Oceanihabitans sp. IOP_32 genome encodes these proteins:
- a CDS encoding (deoxy)nucleoside triphosphate pyrophosphohydrolase produces the protein MKIIPVACAIIYFKNKILAVQRSKTMKLPLKWEFAGGKIEAGESEIDCIKREVLEELNITIEVQERLSPVIHQYPGFKIKLIPFTAEYVSGELKLKEHCNFKIANKEELLNLDWADADIPILKEIIEL, from the coding sequence ATGAAAATTATCCCTGTCGCTTGTGCAATTATTTATTTCAAGAATAAAATCTTAGCTGTACAAAGAAGTAAAACTATGAAACTTCCTTTAAAATGGGAGTTTGCTGGTGGTAAAATTGAAGCGGGAGAATCTGAAATTGATTGTATTAAAAGGGAAGTCTTAGAAGAATTAAATATTACAATCGAAGTACAAGAAAGATTATCTCCAGTAATTCACCAATACCCTGGTTTTAAAATTAAATTGATTCCTTTTACGGCTGAATATGTTTCAGGAGAATTGAAGCTTAAAGAACATTGCAATTTTAAAATTGCCAATAAGGAAGAATTGCTGAATTTAGATTGGGCTGATGCTGATATACCAATTTTAAAAGAAATTATTGAATTATGA